The genomic DNA AATAAGACTTTGTTAGAAAAACTCACCTTGTGGTTTCCATTCTTTTCTTGCTAAATCCTCTCGATAAGAGCTTAACTCACTGTTTTAATTGATTAAAATCATCCATCGTATTTTGTACAAGGGTAACAGCCTGGCTCATGGCACCGCCTCCACCAAAGGCTGCAGTTACACCAATCGCTTCAAGAATCTCTTGTTCGGTTGCGCCTTGGTCCAAGCATCCTTTCACATGGTAGATGATGCAATATTCATCCTGAGAATACAGGCTAATTCCCAGAGCAATTAGTTGCTTTTGTTTTTGAGTTAAGACTCCCTCTTTGAAGCATGCTTCTGTGAATGCATTAAAATGGCTAGCGATATCTGGCATTTTTTGAGTAAACGCACCAAGACCTTGTTTATAATCATGTAGAGCTTCTTCACTCGGATTTCTTGCAATAAATCCTTGATCCATTTGTCCCACTCCAGTCTTTAAGTTATGTAGTATCACATATGTTAGTATCCTTGAATTGAAACAAATTATTACACAAAAAAACAGATGCCCCTATAAGAGACACCTGTTTTTTCTATTATTCAGATACTGGTACTACAGCACCTTCGTATTTTTCAAGGATAAAGTCTTGGATTTCTTGTGAGTGTAGTACTTCGACTAAAGCTTTGATTGCTTCAGAGTTTTCGTCACCTTTACGAACCGCGATTACGTTCACGTACGGAGACTCTTTGTCTTCGATTGCAATTGAATCTTCAATTGGGTTTAGACCTGCATCGATCGCATAGTTCGAGTTGATAAGTACTGCATCACCTTCATCATTGTTAAAGATTTGTGGTAATAATGATGCTTCGTACTCTGTGTCAAAGTGAAGATTTTTAGGATTTTCTGCGATATCTTCAACTGTTGCTTCTACGTTATTAACGCCTTCTTTAAGAGTGATTAATCCCTCTTTTTCAAGCATAGTTAAAATACGACCGTGGTCTGCAACGGAGCTGCTCATGATGATATGTGCTCCTTCTGGAAGCTCTTCTAAGCTCTTGTACTTTTTAGAGTACACACCCATTGGTTCGATATGGATTCCACCCGCATTAGCAAAATCATAACCATGTTCAGCCATTTGAGACTCAAGGTAAGGAATATGTTGGAAATAGTTTGCATCAAGATCACCAGACTCTAACGCTTGGTTAGGTAGGATATAATCTTGGAATGTTTCAATCTTTAATTCAATTCCTTTTTCCGCTAAAAGTGACTTTGCTTCTTCTAAAATTTCCGCATGTGGTACGTTAGAAGCTCCAACTACTAACTCAGTAGTTTCTGCTGCTTCTTCGCCTTCACCAGCGTTAGACTCATCTTCTTTTGCTGTACCGCAAGCTGCAAGAACTAAAGCAACTGCTAATGATAAAAATAAGCTTAAAAATTTCTTCATTTTTGTCTCTCTCCTATCTTTTGTCTAGTTTTGATGTTATAGAATCTCCAATAAATTGGATAATAAACACAATAATTAAAATGATGACTGTTGCTACCAAGGTGACGTCGCTACGACTTCTTTGGAACCCTTCCAAATACGCAAGGTTACCTAAACCACCCGCACCAATCACACCAGCCATTGCTGTATAACTCACCAAAGCAATAGCCGTAACCGTAATACCAGATACTAAAGCTGGCAGTGATTCAGGAATAAGCACCTTAAAGATAATCGTGCTTGTTTTAGCTCCCATGGATTTAGCCGCTTCAATAACTCCTTTATCAATCTCACGCAATCCGATTTCCACCATTCTCGCGTAAAACGGAGCCGCACCT from Robertmurraya sp. FSL R5-0851 includes the following:
- a CDS encoding carboxymuconolactone decarboxylase family protein, coding for MDQGFIARNPSEEALHDYKQGLGAFTQKMPDIASHFNAFTEACFKEGVLTQKQKQLIALGISLYSQDEYCIIYHVKGCLDQGATEQEILEAIGVTAAFGGGGAMSQAVTLVQNTMDDFNQLKQ
- a CDS encoding MetQ/NlpA family ABC transporter substrate-binding protein is translated as MKKFLSLFLSLAVALVLAACGTAKEDESNAGEGEEAAETTELVVGASNVPHAEILEEAKSLLAEKGIELKIETFQDYILPNQALESGDLDANYFQHIPYLESQMAEHGYDFANAGGIHIEPMGVYSKKYKSLEELPEGAHIIMSSSVADHGRILTMLEKEGLITLKEGVNNVEATVEDIAENPKNLHFDTEYEASLLPQIFNNDEGDAVLINSNYAIDAGLNPIEDSIAIEDKESPYVNVIAVRKGDENSEAIKALVEVLHSQEIQDFILEKYEGAVVPVSE
- a CDS encoding ABC transporter permease subunit; amino-acid sequence: MLETLLPNVNWEKMIEATNETLYMTAISVVITFVLGLILGLLLFLTAKGNIWENAIVNKVISSVVNVFRSIPFIILIVLLIPFTKLILDTMIGENAALPALIIGAAPFYARMVEIGLREIDKGVIEAAKSMGAKTSTIIFKVLIPESLPALVSGITVTAIALVSYTAMAGVIGAGGLGNLAYLEGFQRSRSDVTLVATVIILIIVFIIQFIGDSITSKLDKR